In the genome of Hymenobacter taeanensis, one region contains:
- a CDS encoding mannose-1-phosphate guanylyltransferase, with translation MEQHTYLVVMAGGIGSRFWPFSRTHHPKQFHDVLGMGRSMLQLTVDRFRGICSPENVFVVTNRDYTDLVQQHLPELPPNQILGEPIGRNTAPCIAYASYRIAQRDPEAVIIVTPADHAVMHEENFREAIRTALGAAQKHNVLITLGIQPSRPDTGYGYIQFIDEDVNPKTVAAAKGGEQSTFPKGLFKVKTFTEKPNLELAKMFVSSGDFLWNSGLFVWRADAIISAFHHYLSDIAEVFDEGANDLGTEREEDFITRAYTRCRNISIDYGVMEKADNVYVLPADFGWSDLGTWDSLHRMGHHDADENVVDGNALLYDTRECVIKTPSERLVVVQGLEGFIVAEYDNVLLICKRTEEQRVKEFVADVKSKKGLGYN, from the coding sequence ATGGAACAGCACACCTACCTCGTGGTCATGGCCGGCGGCATTGGCAGCCGCTTCTGGCCCTTTAGCCGGACGCATCACCCCAAGCAATTTCATGATGTGCTAGGTATGGGTCGCTCCATGTTGCAGCTCACCGTTGATCGATTTCGGGGAATCTGCTCCCCCGAAAATGTATTCGTGGTCACGAACCGCGACTACACCGACCTGGTGCAACAGCATTTACCGGAGCTGCCCCCCAACCAAATTCTGGGGGAGCCCATTGGGCGTAACACGGCCCCGTGTATTGCGTACGCCAGCTACCGCATTGCGCAGCGCGACCCAGAGGCGGTGATTATTGTGACGCCCGCCGACCACGCCGTGATGCACGAGGAAAACTTCCGGGAGGCTATTCGCACGGCGTTGGGCGCGGCGCAGAAGCACAATGTGCTAATCACGCTGGGCATTCAGCCTTCACGCCCCGACACGGGCTACGGTTACATTCAATTTATTGATGAAGATGTAAACCCAAAGACCGTGGCAGCGGCGAAGGGAGGTGAGCAAAGCACCTTTCCTAAAGGGCTATTTAAAGTTAAAACCTTCACGGAGAAGCCTAATCTGGAGCTGGCGAAGATGTTCGTGTCCAGCGGCGACTTCCTCTGGAACTCCGGCCTGTTCGTATGGCGGGCCGATGCCATCATCAGCGCCTTTCACCATTACCTCAGCGACATTGCTGAGGTGTTTGATGAGGGAGCCAACGACCTCGGTACCGAGCGCGAAGAAGATTTTATTACCCGCGCCTACACGCGGTGCCGCAACATCAGCATTGATTACGGCGTGATGGAAAAGGCCGATAACGTGTATGTGTTGCCCGCCGACTTTGGCTGGAGCGACCTAGGTACCTGGGACTCCCTGCACCGCATGGGCCACCACGATGCCGACGAGAATGTGGTTGATGGCAACGCCCTGCTGTATGACACCCGTGAGTGCGTCATCAAAACCCCCTCTGAGCGCCTCGTGGTAGTGCAGGGCCTAGAGGGCTTTATCGTGGCCGAATACGACAACGTACTCCTGATCTGCAAGCGTACTGAAGAACAGCGCGTGAAGGAGTTCGTGGCCGATGTGAAATCGAAAAAAGGCCTCGGCTATAACTAA
- a CDS encoding biotin--[acetyl-CoA-carboxylase] ligase, which translates to MDAISPQTLFTGQQLVWLPECASTNTEAQQLAVQNRATDGCCVITDKQTAGRGQRGNQWEAAPGENLTMSVVWQPTFLPAADQFQLSQAVALAIHDWATALLGPDPALRIKWPNDIFYGSQKLGGILIENTLQGPKIQYSIVGIGLNINQREFGVTTATSLAQLTGHAYSLAAMAARLLESLERRYLQLRAGRVGGLRQEYLRVLYRYQEEHEYEVDGRHVRGVLVGVDEAGRLAVQINGQLRFFDLKEIRYI; encoded by the coding sequence GTGGACGCTATATCCCCCCAAACTCTCTTCACGGGCCAACAGCTTGTCTGGTTGCCCGAATGTGCCTCCACCAACACGGAGGCGCAACAGCTGGCTGTCCAAAACCGGGCCACGGATGGCTGCTGTGTCATTACCGACAAACAGACCGCTGGCCGAGGCCAACGGGGCAACCAATGGGAAGCTGCCCCGGGGGAAAACCTGACGATGTCGGTGGTCTGGCAGCCCACATTTTTGCCGGCCGCTGATCAGTTCCAGCTGAGCCAAGCCGTTGCACTAGCCATTCACGACTGGGCAACCGCTTTGCTTGGCCCCGATCCTGCCCTACGAATCAAGTGGCCGAATGACATCTTTTATGGAAGCCAAAAGCTGGGCGGCATCCTGATTGAGAACACACTTCAGGGCCCGAAGATTCAGTATAGCATCGTAGGAATAGGATTAAATATCAACCAGCGGGAATTTGGTGTGACAACGGCTACCTCACTGGCTCAGCTCACTGGCCACGCCTACTCCCTGGCTGCCATGGCTGCCCGGCTGCTGGAAAGCCTGGAACGTCGTTATCTGCAACTGCGAGCTGGCCGGGTAGGTGGCCTACGGCAAGAGTACTTGCGGGTACTTTACCGCTATCAGGAAGAGCATGAGTATGAAGTGGATGGGCGCCATGTGCGTGGCGTACTAGTTGGGGTGGATGAAGCCGGACGGCTGGCGGTACAGATCAATGGCCAACTCCGTTTTTTTGACCTTAAGGAAATCCGGTATATATAA
- the rsfS gene encoding ribosome silencing factor, translated as MKSTLVRQDSDKLADVVVRGMQEKKAADIVVLNLKDLKNAVADYFIICSASSDTQIDAIARSVEEEVEKLTGQNPWQTEGRMNREWVLLDYVDVVVHVFLRDRRQFYALEELWGDAEITHVEEETAASVK; from the coding sequence ATGAAAAGTACCCTGGTTCGGCAGGATTCGGACAAGTTGGCAGATGTAGTAGTACGCGGCATGCAAGAGAAGAAGGCAGCCGATATCGTGGTACTCAACCTAAAAGATTTAAAAAATGCTGTAGCAGACTATTTTATTATCTGCTCAGCTTCCTCTGATACCCAGATTGACGCTATTGCGCGCTCAGTTGAAGAAGAAGTAGAAAAGCTCACCGGCCAAAACCCCTGGCAGACCGAGGGGCGCATGAACCGTGAGTGGGTGTTGCTTGACTATGTGGATGTGGTAGTACACGTGTTCCTGCGCGACCGGCGGCAGTTCTATGCCCTCGAGGAGTTGTGGGGCGATGCTGAAATCACGCACGTAGAAGAAGAAACTGCCGCTTCGGTAAAGTAA
- the ftsH gene encoding ATP-dependent zinc metalloprotease FtsH, producing the protein MPDTSPKKKKPMLPNPAPRPGMQLWVLTGLVVFILGMIYLNRSTTLIEIKQRDFEQMLTAGDVADVALVNDRQVKVTLKREALTKPEYKQKLMSRGPLTTTNDPGPQFGFRVVDGKTFKADLDKLQATLPVERQVGLRVADETSYGDYVTTWGFMLLLFVGFWFLMRRMSGAGGPGGQIFNIGKSRAALFEGGDKVKITFKDVAGLEEAKEEVQEIVEFLKNPSKFTILGGKIPKGALLVGPPGTGKTLLAKAVAGEADVPFFSLSGSDFVEMFVGVGAARVRDLFKQAKAKAPCIIFIDEIDAIGRSRSRGNVPGGNDERENTLNSLLVEMDGFGTDSGVIILAATNRPDTLDSALLRPGRFDRQISIDKPDINGRTQIFNVHLKPLTLGPDVEAKKLAAQTPGFAGAEIANVCNEAALIAARRDKKMVTMLDFTDAVDRVIGGLEKKNKIISPGEKKIVAYHEAGHAIAGWFLEHADPLVKVSIVPRGVAALGYAQYLPREQFLYNTEQLMDEMCMTLGGRAAEELVFGKISTGALSDLERITKMAYSIVTMYGMNTKLGNISYYDSKGQNEYGFSKPYSEATSQMIDEEVRSIIEGAYIRTKELLTERRHELEVIAKELLEKEILQQDDLVRLVGPRPFDSQTTYQAHMAGTDRSETLSELKQEHPGVPLGNDLPDLNLPGIDSQNDSAGTTTEPSGSAVTPV; encoded by the coding sequence ATGCCTGATACAAGCCCTAAAAAGAAAAAGCCCATGCTGCCCAACCCCGCGCCACGGCCCGGAATGCAGCTTTGGGTGCTGACGGGGCTGGTAGTCTTCATCCTGGGGATGATCTACCTTAACCGCAGCACCACCCTGATAGAAATTAAACAGCGGGACTTTGAGCAGATGCTGACCGCTGGCGATGTGGCCGACGTAGCGCTGGTGAACGACCGGCAGGTGAAGGTCACGCTCAAGCGCGAGGCCTTGACCAAGCCTGAGTACAAGCAGAAGCTGATGTCTCGGGGCCCGCTGACTACCACTAACGACCCTGGCCCTCAGTTTGGCTTCCGGGTAGTAGATGGTAAAACCTTCAAAGCCGACCTCGACAAGCTGCAGGCTACGCTGCCCGTAGAACGGCAGGTAGGCCTACGCGTAGCCGATGAAACCAGCTATGGCGACTACGTTACCACCTGGGGCTTTATGCTCTTGCTGTTCGTGGGCTTCTGGTTCCTGATGCGTCGGATGAGTGGCGCTGGTGGTCCTGGCGGACAGATATTCAACATTGGGAAATCACGCGCTGCTTTGTTTGAAGGCGGCGACAAGGTGAAGATTACCTTTAAGGATGTAGCTGGCCTGGAAGAAGCGAAAGAAGAGGTGCAGGAAATTGTAGAGTTTCTGAAGAACCCTTCTAAGTTCACCATCCTCGGTGGTAAAATCCCGAAGGGTGCCCTGTTGGTAGGTCCTCCTGGTACCGGCAAAACCTTGCTGGCAAAGGCCGTAGCCGGCGAAGCCGACGTGCCGTTCTTCTCGCTGTCGGGCTCCGACTTTGTGGAGATGTTCGTGGGGGTAGGTGCAGCTCGGGTACGTGACCTGTTTAAGCAGGCCAAAGCCAAAGCGCCCTGCATTATCTTCATTGACGAAATTGACGCTATTGGTCGGAGCCGCTCGCGTGGCAACGTACCCGGCGGCAACGACGAGCGCGAAAACACGCTCAACTCTCTGCTGGTAGAAATGGACGGCTTCGGTACCGACTCAGGGGTTATCATCCTGGCTGCTACCAACCGCCCCGATACCTTGGACTCTGCTTTGCTCCGTCCGGGCCGTTTCGACCGTCAGATCTCCATTGATAAGCCCGACATCAACGGCCGCACGCAGATTTTCAACGTGCACCTGAAGCCCCTGACCTTGGGCCCCGATGTAGAAGCTAAGAAGTTGGCTGCTCAGACGCCTGGTTTTGCCGGTGCTGAAATTGCCAACGTCTGCAACGAAGCCGCCCTGATTGCCGCCCGCCGCGACAAGAAGATGGTAACGATGCTCGACTTCACCGATGCCGTTGACCGCGTAATTGGCGGCCTAGAGAAGAAAAACAAGATCATTAGCCCCGGCGAAAAGAAGATTGTGGCCTACCACGAGGCGGGTCACGCTATTGCGGGCTGGTTCCTGGAGCACGCTGACCCATTGGTGAAGGTGAGCATTGTACCGCGTGGCGTTGCTGCCCTTGGTTATGCGCAGTACTTGCCCCGCGAGCAGTTCCTCTACAACACGGAGCAGCTCATGGACGAAATGTGCATGACGCTGGGTGGCCGCGCTGCGGAAGAGTTGGTGTTTGGTAAAATTTCTACCGGTGCCCTGAGCGATTTGGAGCGCATCACCAAGATGGCCTACAGCATTGTAACGATGTATGGCATGAACACCAAGCTCGGCAACATCTCTTACTACGACTCGAAAGGGCAGAATGAATATGGGTTCTCGAAGCCGTATTCAGAAGCTACCTCGCAGATGATTGATGAGGAAGTACGTAGCATCATCGAAGGCGCGTACATCCGGACGAAGGAACTACTCACGGAGCGCCGTCATGAGCTGGAGGTAATTGCCAAGGAGTTGCTGGAGAAAGAAATTCTGCAGCAAGATGACTTGGTTCGTTTGGTAGGTCCGCGCCCATTTGACAGCCAGACCACTTACCAAGCGCACATGGCCGGCACCGACCGTAGCGAAACGCTGAGCGAGCTGAAGCAGGAGCACCCCGGTGTACCATTGGGCAACGACTTGCCTGATCTGAACCTGCCCGGCATCGATAGCCAGAATGATTCAGCTGGTACTACCACTGAGCCGAGCGGCAGCGCCGTAACGCCGGTTTAG
- a CDS encoding T9SS type A sorting domain-containing protein: MNIFTRSLSLALLLLMQLPIVAATVTHRPGGALPWHTDKASYLLTKHETRTWYTLPQYSFTTPTVSFLNLEQSFTQAPTVAVPSSAARGLAPTLSVYPNPARGLVTVSLGQKFTADYKLRLNNIIGREVRTVSLRPEAADGGMALNLSDLPPGMYFYSLVLDNKVMSTKRLVLQN; this comes from the coding sequence ATGAACATATTTACTCGTTCTCTTTCTCTGGCTTTGCTTCTGCTTATGCAGTTGCCGATAGTGGCGGCTACCGTTACGCATCGTCCGGGAGGAGCTTTGCCCTGGCACACTGACAAGGCAAGCTATCTGCTAACGAAACATGAAACGCGCACTTGGTACACGCTGCCTCAATACAGCTTTACTACCCCTACCGTTTCTTTTCTGAATCTTGAGCAGAGCTTTACCCAAGCTCCAACAGTGGCTGTTCCCAGCTCTGCCGCTCGCGGTTTAGCTCCCACGCTATCGGTATATCCTAATCCGGCTCGTGGCCTTGTAACCGTTTCGCTAGGCCAGAAATTCACCGCCGACTACAAATTGCGCCTGAACAACATTATTGGGCGGGAGGTGCGCACGGTTTCACTGCGCCCTGAGGCAGCCGATGGTGGCATGGCTCTCAACCTTTCTGATTTGCCCCCTGGCATGTATTTCTACAGCCTCGTGCTCGACAACAAAGTAATGAGCACCAAGCGTCTGGTTCTTCAAAACTAG
- a CDS encoding GWxTD domain-containing protein: MKAATSFLLSLVLSLSSFTALWAAPRRDFAEQYRPDRQIVVDTRREDDSLRLFLRFPGNHFRPGQVMYVAAWASYTAKQPKWQYPVQLQPGHFRQEPAGTWVDVAVPMSRVPVGQIISIQPSLVPAAASASTSKLPASGSATPPANPDYTDGALWLTITAARLHKPYILTDSLDRPLLRPYLHTGETFKIASYGPEQPLQTRRYPLSSQPALPPMSNPAAVALPRTLALTDSASFSPNQVVRLPSGLYLLKAGSSAPWSGLLVEDNSYPEITSADELIAPLTFLTTSAERKKLFDAPDPKKAVDKFWLDLAAGNQAVAKQLIRTYYGRVMKANRLFSAHKAGWLTDRGLLYLVLGPPESVYREAGQEQWVYRSDPERAATYTFRAKPSTFAPEHYELVRRPEYERLWYAAVEQWRKGITVRTGR, from the coding sequence GTGAAAGCTGCTACCTCCTTCCTGCTATCCCTAGTGCTCAGTCTGAGCAGCTTTACGGCCCTGTGGGCCGCTCCACGCCGCGACTTCGCCGAGCAGTATCGGCCCGACCGCCAGATAGTGGTAGACACCCGCCGCGAGGACGACAGCCTACGCCTGTTCCTGCGGTTTCCGGGCAACCACTTTAGGCCTGGCCAGGTGATGTACGTAGCAGCCTGGGCCAGCTATACTGCCAAGCAGCCGAAGTGGCAATACCCCGTACAGCTGCAGCCAGGCCATTTCCGGCAGGAGCCAGCTGGTACATGGGTTGATGTGGCGGTGCCCATGAGCCGCGTGCCGGTTGGGCAGATCATCAGTATACAACCCAGCTTGGTGCCAGCGGCTGCCAGTGCCTCAACCAGTAAGCTACCAGCCAGCGGTTCTGCCACCCCGCCTGCCAACCCCGATTATACCGACGGCGCTCTTTGGTTAACTATCACAGCCGCCCGGTTACATAAGCCTTACATTCTCACTGACTCACTAGACCGGCCATTACTTCGGCCCTACCTGCACACTGGCGAAACCTTTAAAATTGCCAGCTACGGCCCTGAGCAGCCCCTGCAAACCCGGCGCTACCCCCTGAGCTCCCAGCCTGCTCTGCCGCCCATGTCGAACCCGGCGGCAGTGGCACTGCCTCGCACCCTGGCTCTCACAGATTCAGCCTCCTTCTCTCCCAACCAGGTAGTGCGTCTTCCCAGCGGGCTATACTTACTGAAAGCGGGCAGCAGTGCCCCCTGGAGTGGCCTACTGGTGGAAGACAACAGCTACCCGGAAATTACCTCCGCCGATGAATTAATTGCCCCCCTTACTTTCCTGACTACTTCTGCCGAGCGCAAAAAATTGTTTGACGCGCCCGACCCTAAGAAAGCCGTTGACAAATTCTGGCTCGATCTAGCGGCCGGCAACCAAGCCGTAGCGAAGCAGCTTATCCGGACATACTACGGCCGGGTGATGAAGGCGAACCGCTTATTTTCAGCGCATAAAGCCGGTTGGCTCACCGATCGGGGCCTACTGTATTTGGTGCTGGGGCCACCTGAATCAGTGTACAGAGAAGCGGGCCAGGAGCAATGGGTATACCGCAGCGACCCAGAACGAGCAGCGACCTATACGTTCCGCGCTAAACCAAGTACCTTTGCTCCTGAACACTATGAATTGGTGCGCCGCCCCGAGTACGAACGTCTCTGGTATGCCGCCGTCGAGCAATGGAGAAAAGGAATAACCGTCCGGACCGGCCGCTAA
- the rlmB gene encoding 23S rRNA (guanosine(2251)-2'-O)-methyltransferase RlmB — translation MEKRNNRPDRPLNERRQFFDSENRPVTPRRPARDGEGRDDRPARRPEGGRDDKPRYPHRPAADRSIDMIFGLRPILEALNAGRTLDKIFLLRGTKNSMTQDIQALAKAANIPMSMVPIEKLDGITKKNHQGAVAYVSPIDYMPLDSILAGLYEEGKTPLLLVLDRITDVRNFGSIARNAECLGVHAIVVPSHGAAQINGDALKTSAGALNLIPVCREANLKNTLTFLRESGVQVVACTEKTDASLETGAVDLTGPLAILMGSEEDGISPEYLQIADYKLRIPMAGQISSLNVSVASGIMLYEVLRQRLVKGA, via the coding sequence ATGGAGAAAAGGAATAACCGTCCGGACCGGCCGCTAAATGAGCGTCGCCAATTTTTTGATTCTGAGAATCGGCCTGTGACGCCGCGCCGCCCGGCCCGGGATGGCGAAGGCCGCGACGACCGCCCCGCCCGGCGCCCTGAAGGCGGCCGCGACGACAAGCCGCGCTACCCCCACCGCCCCGCCGCCGACCGGAGCATTGACATGATTTTTGGCCTGCGCCCCATTTTAGAAGCGCTTAATGCGGGCCGCACGCTGGACAAGATCTTTCTGCTCCGGGGCACGAAGAATTCTATGACGCAGGATATTCAGGCCCTGGCCAAGGCCGCCAATATTCCTATGTCGATGGTGCCGATTGAGAAGCTCGATGGCATCACGAAGAAAAACCACCAGGGGGCAGTGGCCTACGTGTCGCCCATCGACTACATGCCCCTGGACAGCATTCTGGCAGGTTTGTACGAAGAGGGCAAAACCCCGTTGCTGCTGGTACTAGACCGTATCACGGATGTGCGCAACTTCGGCTCAATTGCCCGGAACGCGGAGTGCCTAGGCGTGCATGCCATTGTAGTGCCCAGCCACGGCGCCGCTCAGATTAACGGCGACGCGCTTAAAACTTCTGCCGGCGCGCTAAACCTTATTCCGGTATGCCGCGAGGCCAACCTTAAGAACACGCTTACTTTCCTTCGCGAATCCGGCGTGCAAGTGGTGGCCTGTACCGAAAAGACCGACGCCAGCCTTGAAACCGGGGCCGTTGACCTTACCGGCCCGCTTGCTATACTCATGGGCAGCGAGGAAGACGGCATCAGCCCCGAGTATCTCCAGATAGCCGACTATAAGCTGCGCATTCCCATGGCGGGCCAGATCAGCTCCCTGAACGTGTCGGTTGCCAGCGGCATCATGCTCTATGAAGTGCTGCGCCAGCGCCTAGTGAAGGGAGCATAG
- a CDS encoding protein O-mannosyl-transferase family, whose product MRSYKSLNNLLGWLVFAIATLTYILTLEPTASFWDCGEFIACSYKLLVPHPPGAPTFLLLGRLFSLLAFGDGTKVAVLVNMLSALSSSFTVLFLFWTITMMAKKLVLHRPGMHDDRNLEPTSGQTWLILGAGAVGALAYAFSDSFWFNAVEAEVYAMSSLCTAAVVWLMLKWENRADEADSDRWLILIAYVIGLSIGVHLLNLLAIPALGFIYYYRRTNNPTLTGGIITLALSSVIVGLILAGIIPGLPTLAGNFEVFFVNTIGLPFNWGLVIFLVVFVGLIWFGFRQSFQRRSRLLNTAMLAFVFILIGYSSYLIVPIRSSYHPTINENDPEDVLSFVSYLKREQYGDRPLLYGPQFNAQPVAQNEGAPRYVRKGDKYVVAEYRPELEYRPEDKMLLPRLYSNDPLHMIYYKKWVDIQEGVKPTMGQNLSFLTRYQMGHMFWRYFMWNYVGRESDIQQAGILWPGASSAGLPERIADSEARNNFFALPLILGILGLFYQVRRDGRNAFIVGLLFVFTGLAIVLYLNQPPIEPRERDYTFAGATFAFAIWIGLGVLALADLLKTALKADTARAAVATLLGLVIPGIMAAQGWDDHDRSDRYNSVDSAKNLLNSCAPNAILFTNGDNDTFPLWYAQEVEGIRTDVRVAVLSYLNTDWYIDQMKRRAYKSQPLPISMDNANYAQGTNDYLPYAENPAVKEIDVRQFMQLVNQNSDLLKVSYGDGTKSLLSFPSRKFYLPIDTAAVYKMGIIPAERRRQLVPRMEWEVSKSAIEKKSLVILDILATNNWQRPVYFSSTVDSRDFMGLQPYFQLEGMAYRILPALDPNYEPRGEEGYVTNDLMYEKLMKTFTYRGLNDPNIFYDENHLRFPANYRDKFSRLANSLLAAGDKTRAKQAIDKCFAVMPDKAIPYDYYVPQFIPALVAVGERQRATEIMDTMTGRAEQALAYYSTHNSAMFDQEYQTYLLSLNSVGRAAQQIGDEQRAAKALGLFQQYMRQ is encoded by the coding sequence ATGCGGAGTTACAAAAGCCTGAATAATCTACTGGGTTGGTTGGTATTTGCCATTGCCACCCTCACCTACATTCTCACCCTAGAGCCCACCGCCTCATTCTGGGACTGCGGCGAGTTTATAGCCTGCTCCTACAAGCTGCTGGTGCCGCACCCTCCGGGAGCCCCCACCTTTTTGCTGCTGGGCCGCCTGTTCTCGCTGCTGGCCTTTGGCGATGGCACCAAAGTAGCAGTGCTCGTGAACATGCTCTCGGCCCTGAGCTCGTCCTTCACGGTGCTGTTTCTGTTCTGGACCATTACCATGATGGCCAAGAAGCTGGTGCTGCACCGCCCTGGCATGCACGATGACCGTAATCTGGAGCCTACCAGCGGCCAAACCTGGCTAATATTGGGGGCCGGTGCCGTGGGCGCCCTGGCCTACGCCTTCTCTGACTCTTTTTGGTTCAATGCCGTGGAGGCCGAGGTGTACGCTATGTCGTCGTTGTGCACGGCGGCGGTGGTATGGCTGATGCTGAAGTGGGAAAACCGCGCCGACGAGGCCGACTCGGACCGGTGGCTGATTCTGATTGCCTACGTGATTGGCCTCAGCATTGGGGTGCACTTGCTGAACCTGCTGGCCATTCCGGCGCTGGGCTTCATTTACTATTACCGTCGTACCAACAACCCCACCCTCACGGGCGGCATTATTACGCTGGCCCTGAGCAGCGTAATTGTAGGCCTGATTCTGGCCGGGATTATACCGGGCCTGCCTACGCTGGCGGGCAACTTTGAGGTGTTCTTCGTGAATACCATTGGCCTGCCCTTCAACTGGGGCCTCGTGATTTTCCTGGTGGTATTCGTGGGCCTGATCTGGTTTGGCTTCCGGCAGTCGTTTCAGCGCCGCAGCCGTCTGCTGAACACGGCCATGCTAGCTTTCGTGTTTATCCTGATTGGCTACTCGTCTTACCTGATTGTACCCATCCGGAGCAGCTACCACCCCACTATTAATGAAAACGATCCGGAGGATGTGCTGTCCTTCGTGAGCTACCTGAAGCGCGAGCAGTACGGCGACCGGCCCTTGCTGTACGGCCCGCAGTTTAACGCCCAGCCCGTTGCCCAGAATGAGGGGGCTCCTCGCTACGTACGCAAGGGCGACAAGTACGTGGTGGCAGAATACCGCCCCGAGCTGGAGTACCGCCCCGAGGATAAGATGCTGCTGCCCCGCCTGTACAGCAACGATCCGCTGCACATGATCTACTACAAGAAGTGGGTGGATATTCAGGAAGGCGTGAAGCCCACGATGGGCCAAAACCTCTCCTTCCTGACGCGTTACCAGATGGGCCACATGTTCTGGCGCTACTTCATGTGGAACTACGTGGGCCGCGAAAGCGACATTCAGCAGGCCGGCATTTTGTGGCCCGGCGCCAGCAGTGCAGGCTTGCCTGAACGTATTGCCGATAGCGAAGCCCGTAACAATTTCTTTGCTCTGCCCCTCATTCTCGGCATCCTGGGCCTGTTTTACCAGGTGCGCCGCGACGGCCGCAACGCATTCATCGTAGGCCTGCTGTTCGTGTTTACGGGTCTGGCCATTGTTCTTTACCTCAACCAGCCGCCCATTGAGCCCCGCGAGCGGGATTACACCTTTGCGGGAGCCACGTTTGCCTTTGCCATCTGGATAGGCCTGGGCGTACTAGCGCTGGCCGACTTGCTGAAAACCGCCCTCAAGGCCGATACTGCCCGGGCTGCTGTAGCCACGCTGCTAGGCCTAGTGATTCCGGGCATTATGGCGGCCCAGGGCTGGGACGACCACGACCGTTCTGACCGCTATAACTCCGTTGACTCGGCGAAGAACCTGCTTAACTCCTGCGCTCCGAACGCCATTCTGTTCACCAACGGCGACAACGATACCTTCCCGCTTTGGTACGCGCAGGAAGTGGAAGGCATCCGGACCGACGTGCGCGTAGCCGTACTAAGCTACCTGAACACTGACTGGTATATTGATCAGATGAAGCGCCGCGCCTATAAGTCGCAGCCGTTGCCCATCTCGATGGACAATGCCAACTACGCTCAAGGCACCAACGACTACCTGCCCTACGCCGAAAACCCGGCCGTAAAGGAGATAGACGTGCGCCAGTTCATGCAGCTCGTGAACCAGAACAGCGACCTGCTGAAAGTATCTTACGGCGACGGCACAAAGTCCTTGCTGTCGTTCCCCTCACGCAAGTTCTATCTGCCCATTGATACGGCGGCCGTGTATAAGATGGGCATCATTCCGGCCGAGCGCCGCAGGCAACTGGTGCCCCGCATGGAATGGGAAGTGAGCAAGAGCGCCATCGAGAAGAAAAGCCTCGTGATTCTGGATATTCTGGCCACCAACAACTGGCAGCGCCCCGTGTACTTCTCCAGCACCGTTGACTCTCGTGACTTCATGGGCCTGCAGCCCTACTTCCAGCTGGAAGGTATGGCCTACCGCATCCTGCCGGCCCTCGACCCGAACTACGAGCCCCGCGGCGAAGAAGGCTACGTGACCAATGACCTGATGTACGAGAAGCTAATGAAGACTTTCACCTACCGGGGGCTGAATGATCCGAACATCTTCTACGACGAGAACCACCTGCGTTTCCCGGCCAACTACCGCGACAAGTTCTCGCGCCTGGCTAACTCCCTGTTGGCTGCCGGCGACAAAACCCGGGCCAAGCAAGCCATTGACAAGTGCTTTGCCGTGATGCCCGACAAAGCCATTCCGTACGACTACTATGTGCCGCAATTCATTCCGGCGTTGGTAGCCGTAGGCGAAAGGCAGCGCGCCACTGAAATTATGGACACCATGACGGGCCGCGCTGAGCAAGCCCTGGCGTACTATAGCACCCATAACAGCGCCATGTTCGACCAGGAATATCAAACCTACCTGCTCTCCCTGAACAGTGTGGGGCGCGCCGCCCAGCAAATTGGCGATGAGCAGCGCGCGGCCAAAGCCCTAGGCCTGTTTCAGCAGTACATGCGTCAGTAG